The following are encoded together in the Candidatus Kapaibacterium thiocyanatum genome:
- a CDS encoding thiol oxidoreductase, whose protein sequence is MKHFLLATAIVPLLIACDAIVPPAPAVHDVLDGPVDGLTHEEQIRHLAGDIAFNDDVFTASTGLGPIFVATSCGTCHASDGKGHPFTTLIRFGQSDASGNRYLDAGGPQLQNRALPGYKPEQLPAGAPFSRFMPPLSVGLGYLDALTDAQLLANADPDDRDGDGISGVPNYVHPPSYFRPRSGSMPVDGRYIGRYGKKAAAIDLLQQTVTAYNQDIGIASAYDPLDVYSGHDIDPEVSNQTIHDVVFYLQTLKAPTQRNADDTRVQAGKRTFGDIGCASCHVPTFTTPSTSIAALSDKTIHPYTDLLLHDMGPELDDGYTEGTALTSEWKTPPLWGLGLAPTSQGGQYFLLHDGRAHSIEEAILYHGGEGAKSRERYRQLPAHDKEALLKFLESL, encoded by the coding sequence GTGAAACACTTCCTCCTCGCTACAGCCATCGTTCCCCTGCTGATCGCCTGCGATGCCATCGTGCCACCGGCTCCGGCAGTACATGACGTCCTCGACGGCCCCGTCGACGGTCTCACACACGAAGAGCAGATCCGCCACCTCGCGGGCGACATCGCCTTCAACGACGACGTCTTCACCGCATCGACTGGACTCGGCCCGATCTTCGTCGCGACGTCGTGCGGCACCTGTCATGCGAGCGACGGCAAGGGACATCCCTTCACGACGCTCATCCGGTTCGGCCAATCCGACGCTTCGGGCAATCGCTACCTGGATGCGGGCGGTCCGCAATTGCAGAACAGGGCCCTGCCCGGCTACAAGCCCGAACAACTTCCCGCGGGTGCCCCTTTCTCCCGTTTCATGCCTCCGCTCAGCGTCGGCCTGGGTTACCTGGACGCCCTCACGGATGCGCAGCTCCTGGCCAATGCCGATCCCGACGACAGGGATGGCGACGGTATTTCAGGCGTTCCGAACTACGTCCACCCCCCGTCCTACTTCAGACCACGCTCCGGCAGTATGCCTGTCGATGGTCGTTACATCGGCAGGTACGGCAAGAAAGCCGCGGCCATCGACCTGCTGCAGCAGACCGTGACGGCATACAACCAGGACATCGGCATCGCTTCGGCTTACGATCCCCTCGACGTGTATTCCGGACACGACATCGATCCCGAAGTGTCGAACCAGACCATCCATGACGTCGTCTTCTACCTGCAGACACTCAAGGCGCCGACGCAACGCAATGCCGACGATACCCGCGTTCAGGCAGGCAAGAGGACGTTCGGCGACATCGGCTGCGCCTCGTGCCACGTACCGACGTTCACGACTCCGTCGACGTCGATCGCTGCCCTCTCCGACAAGACCATCCATCCGTATACCGATCTTCTCCTGCACGACATGGGACCGGAGCTCGACGATGGCTATACCGAGGGAACGGCGCTGACGTCCGAATGGAAAACACCGCCGCTTTGGGGCCTCGGCCTCGCACCGACATCGCAGGGAGGACAGTACTTCCTTCTGCATGACGGGCGCGCCCATAGCATCGAGGAAGCCATCCTCTACCATGGCGGCGAGGGAGCGAAAAGCCGGGAGCGTTACAGGCAGCTTCCCGCGCACGACAAGGAAGCGTTGCTCAAGTTTCTCGAATCACTCTAG